A portion of the Aricia agestis chromosome 1, ilAriAges1.1, whole genome shotgun sequence genome contains these proteins:
- the LOC121729680 gene encoding uncharacterized protein LOC121729680 encodes MYCEVKDVITNPPSSNKYEKLKQELIKRLSASREKKLHQLLMHEELGNRKPSQFLRHLQSLAGPSVQNDFLQTIWSSRLPSNIQTLLASQPASSLEVLADLADRVQDIVSPTLQTAAASVPGPSTQAMALEIAELKEAVRNLTMQLERRPRNQHRPRDRSRHRSSSRSNSNYRKYPLCWYHSKYGAKAHKCIKPCDFKTSGNAQGGR; translated from the exons ATGTATTGC GAGGTTAAGGACGTTATAACGAACCCACCGTCTTCGAATAAATACGAGAAGCTGAAGCAAGAGCTGATTAAGCGTCTTTCTGCGTCCCGTGAGAAGAAGCTGCACCAACTTCTCATGCACGAAGAACTCGGGAATAGAAAACCATCCCAATTTTTGCGCCATCTACAAAGTTTGGCTGGACCGTCGGTGCAAAACGATTTCCTGCAAACCATCTGGAGCAGCCGTCTGCCGAGCAACATTCAAACGTTGTTGGCTTCACAACCAGCGAGCTCACTGGAAGTCCTCGCAGACCTAGCAGACAGAGTCCAAGACATCGTGTCGCCTACCCTCCAAACCGCAGCAGCAAGCGTTCCAGGCCCAAGTACCCAGGCCATGGCCTTAGAGATAGCTGAGCTGAAGGAGGCCGTCAGGAACTTGACCATGCAGCTGGAGCGTCGTCCTCGCAACCAACATCGTCCAAGAGACCGTAGCCGGCACAGGTCCTCAAGCAGGTCAAACTCAAATTACCGCAAGTACCCCCTGTGCTGGTACCACAGCAAGTATGGTGCGAAGGCGCACAAATGTATCAAACCGTGTGACTTCAAGACTTCGGGAAACGCGCAGGGCGGTCGATAA
- the LOC121729664 gene encoding counting factor associated protein D-like — SAHPLEQPRPPVPASEYGVEKVKEVVIEVPVKKPSKPIRPIVVEEAKPVQEQGLKFPSYVRPDQLDRQPVPPPVEKTESSAQLLQDFLAQQASSPELPPILLSDHDASERIPLPDEDILGTRTPVLQNYRALLTPAASSATKGFYQGQYSYGSFRQQQQQPPRPRFNPNFVISGELTVPRAGYTETYVARLDAATGSSRVDYYGGATVAFKNPVADGSLQRLAVRVDKTGENTRRICSMASSLAPAHEDLRNPALPDLDLFAFIGYNQTEGGRVEHWGYVNSGRPGELGGAAGEALTFHHDLYLVRAQNDIAIPLSYKVTVDSSVLGAATDGYEHRYYVTEESQRENKFYSPNLKMICDVEETLNATNADDAARLNPLREYTMPARDLRYDNIFSKFQTEYGRQYIDNVEEAVRKNLLIQHDRFIASGNREGAPSLLAKNFLTDRLNKEIGKLAGVQPEPENFKSEPFPHERSTLRAAESKLPKKFDWRPRGAVSPVKFQGASCSSCWAFSVAGAVEGALFIRRRELVPLSVQCLVDCSNKFGTKGCGRSWPSHAYDYVQNIGLPAEAEYPAYKQKAEKCQDNSIPAVTRISAHVNVTANSVPALKIAIKKHAPTLVIVDSSCKSFQFYKSGYLYDDKCSKGPKKLDHAVLAVGWGEKKGEQYFILKNSWSEAWGNKGYINVHGPSNAAGVLAKPSYPRLEDSDVIRDVGKKAEAKVKTRDLDLDDDYDDRD; from the exons TCAGCGCACCCACTGGAGCAACCGCGTCCGCCCGTTCCAG CTTCAGAGTATGGCGTGGAGAAGGTGAAAGAAGTGGTTATCGAAGTTCCCGTAAAGAAGCCATCGAAGCCGATCCGACCCATCGTGGTGGAGGAGGCCAAGCCGGTGCAGGAGCAGGGTCTGAAGTTCCCCTCGTACGTGCGTCCGGACCAGCTCGACAGACAACCCGTGCCCCCGCCCGTGGAGAAGACCG AGTCATCTGCGCAACTCCTGCAAGATTTCCTGGCCCAGCAGGCGAGTAGCCCGGAACTGCCACCCATCCTGCTCTCCGACCACGACGCCAGCGAGCGTATTCCTCTTCCCGACGAGGACATCCTCGGCACCCGAACTCCCGTACTCCAGAACTACCGCGCCCTGCTGACGCCGGCCGCCAGCTCGGCGACGAAGGGCTTCTACCAGGGACAGTACAGCTACGGGAGCTTccggcagcagcagcagcagccccCGCGCCCGCGGTTCAACCCGAACTTCGTGATCAGCGGCGAGCTGACCGTGCCCCGCGCAGGCTACACCGAGACTTACGTCGCGAG ATTGGACGCCGCTACCGGATCATCCCGTGTAGACTACTACGGCGGAGCCACCGTCGCGTTCAAGAACCCGGTGGCCGACGGCAGCTTACAGCGCTTGGCG GTGCGCGTGGACAAGACCGGCGAGAATACCAGGCGGATCTGCAGCATGGCCAGCTCCCTCGCCCCCGCCCACGAGGATCTGCGGAACCCCGCACTGCCCGACCTCGATCTGTTCGCCTTCATCG GATACAACCAGACCGAGGGCGGTCGTGTGGAGCACTGGGGATACGTGAACTCCGGTCGGCCGGGTGAActcggcggcgcggcgggcgaggCCCTCACCTTCCACCACGACCTGTACCTGGTGCGCGCACAGAACGATATCGCCATCCCACTCTC ATACAAGGTGACAGTGGACAGCTCGGTGCTGGGCGCGGCCACCGACGGGTACGAGCACCGCTACTACGTCACCGAGGAGAGCCAGCGCGAGAACAAGTTCTACAGCCCCAACCTGA AAATGATATGCGACGTCGAGGAGACCCTCAACGCGACGAACGCCGACGACGCTGCGCGCCTCAACCCCCTGCGCGAGTACACGATGCCGGCCAGGGACCTGCGATACGACAACATCTTCTCAAA GTTCCAGACCGAGTACGGCCGCCAGTACATTGACAACGTGGAGGAGGCGGTCCGTAAGAACCTCCTGATCCAGCACGACCGCTTCATCGCGTCCGGCAATCGCGAGGGAGCTCCCTCCCTGCTGGCCAAGAACTTCCTCACCGACCGCCTGAACAAGGAGATCGGGAAGCTGGCTGGAGTACAACCCGAACCCGAGAACTTCAAGTCTGAACCTTTCCCCCACGAGAGATCCACCCTCCGCGCGGCCGAGTCTAAGCTGCCGAAGAAGTTCGACTGGCGTCCCCGCGGTGCCGTGTCTCCTGTCAAAT TCCAGGGCGCGTCGTGCAGCTCGTGCTGGGCGTTCAGCGTGGCGGGCGCGGTGGAGGGCGCGCTGTTCATCCGCCGCCGCGAGCTCGTGCCGCTCTCCGTGCAGTGCCTCGTCGACTGCTCCAACAA GTTCGGAACCAAGGGCTGCGGCAGGAGCTGGCCGAGCCACGCCTACGACTACGTGCAGAACATCGGTCTGCCGGCCGAGGCGGAGTACCCTGCGTACAAGCAGAAG GCTGAGAAGTGTCAAGACAACAGCATCCCCGCCGTGACGCGCATCAGCGCGCACGTCAACGTCACCGCCAACAGCGTACCCGCGCTTAAG ATCGCGATCAAGAAACACGCCCCCACTCTAGTCATCGTGGACTCCTCCTGCAAGAGCTTCCAGTTCTACAAGTCCGGATACCTGTACGACGACAAATG CTCGAAGGGCCCGAAGAAGCTGGATCACGCCGTGCTGGCGGTGGGCTGGGGCGAGAAGAAGGGCGAGCAGTACTTCATTCTGAAGAACTCATGGTCGGAGGCGTGGGGCAACAAGGGCTATATCAACGTGCACGGGCCCTCCAACGCCGCGGGCGTGCTGGCCAAGCCCTCCTACCCGCGCCTGGAGGACTCCGACGTCATCAGGGACGTGGGCAAGAAGGCCGAAGCCAAGGTCAAGACGAGAGACCTCGACCTCGACGACGACTATGACGACAGGGATTAA